The following coding sequences are from one Bifidobacterium sp. window:
- the coaD gene encoding pantetheine-phosphate adenylyltransferase, whose amino-acid sequence MTIAVCPGSYDPVTSGHIDVIERCARFFGEVHVLVAVNSAKTPLFSELERVQMIRRALDESGYSTVHVSSTDGLITDYCKSIGATVIVKGLRQNGDYEAELGMALVNRQLADIETVFLPADPVREHISSSIVKDVARHGGDVTGMVPNCVVPMLAKALNHEKSQR is encoded by the coding sequence ATGACTATTGCAGTATGCCCGGGATCTTACGACCCGGTCACATCAGGACATATTGATGTGATCGAACGTTGTGCACGCTTCTTTGGAGAAGTTCATGTACTCGTCGCAGTCAACTCGGCAAAAACACCGTTATTCTCAGAACTGGAACGTGTGCAAATGATTCGAAGGGCTTTGGATGAATCAGGGTATTCAACAGTACATGTCTCTTCCACGGATGGTCTAATAACCGATTATTGCAAGAGTATTGGGGCAACAGTAATTGTCAAAGGTCTGAGGCAAAACGGAGATTACGAAGCTGAATTAGGAATGGCTTTAGTAAACAGACAGCTAGCTGACATTGAAACCGTTTTTCTTCCGGCTGACCCCGTGCGCGAGCACATTTCCAGTTCTATAGTCAAGGATGTGGCCAGACACGGCGGTGACGTAACAGGGATGGTTCCGAATTGCGTTGTTCCGATGCTCGCGAAGGCACTCAACCACGAAAAGAGTCAACGATGA
- a CDS encoding cell division protein, protein MMADDTASHGTVSDDTASHEHVGHDFVSDDTGKVVIPAQGPQDLPTQTTTPPLFNMDDIPDLSEGSNLSQNNIPDDGTSQEEFTTVYDIIDAMDVTLDEGKSVLFTPNVVKVDREALSSQMAELKKMLPVQLERASALMREAERRLDAARTQANAIVSAAQSRAADMVKEANEQAQFLAGQENVVAIAQGKAHDILEDAQTKADRLAQGADHYSMSMMEGLDQQLEKLQHDVHAGMTVLQERQKQAAEQRHHNDV, encoded by the coding sequence ATGATGGCAGACGACACAGCTTCACACGGTACGGTCTCTGATGACACAGCTTCACACGAGCACGTTGGACATGACTTTGTTTCAGATGACACCGGCAAAGTGGTCATTCCTGCACAAGGACCGCAAGACCTCCCCACTCAAACAACAACACCACCACTGTTCAATATGGATGACATACCCGATTTGAGTGAAGGTTCAAACCTATCGCAAAACAACATCCCAGATGACGGCACATCTCAAGAGGAATTCACTACGGTTTATGACATTATCGATGCGATGGATGTCACCTTGGATGAGGGCAAATCTGTATTGTTCACCCCGAACGTAGTAAAGGTGGATCGAGAAGCGCTGAGCTCTCAGATGGCAGAGCTGAAAAAGATGCTCCCAGTTCAGTTGGAAAGGGCATCAGCGCTTATGCGCGAAGCTGAACGCAGACTTGATGCCGCCAGAACACAAGCTAATGCCATAGTTTCTGCAGCGCAAAGCAGAGCCGCAGATATGGTCAAAGAAGCTAACGAGCAAGCTCAATTCCTTGCAGGGCAAGAAAATGTTGTGGCCATTGCACAAGGCAAGGCACACGATATTCTTGAAGATGCACAGACGAAGGCCGATCGGCTGGCTCAGGGAGCAGACCACTATTCGATGTCAATGATGGAAGGCTTGGATCAGCAGCTGGAAAAGTTACAGCATGATGTACACGCCGGTATGACAGTGTTGCAAGAGCGTCAAAAGCAGGCAGCCGAACAACGTCACCACAATGACGTATAG
- a CDS encoding YceD family protein — MSRAEDSKWAVNVLSVSGRPGQSLELDADFPAPSGIGDQIIGVSEGESVHVSGSIDSIVDGLILNGQITAPVHAECTRCLKPLSSAWDVNTVAFFSFDVSDQGEQHNDDADIIAGEDESEDVYPVAAGGAIIDLESLLRDNLVESLPLQPLCQEDCLGLCPQCGINLNDNPEHTHDISDIRWAALEGLKAQLDSQQNQQ; from the coding sequence ATGAGTAGAGCAGAAGATTCCAAATGGGCAGTTAATGTACTCAGTGTTTCGGGACGTCCAGGACAAAGTCTCGAATTGGACGCAGACTTTCCTGCGCCGAGTGGTATTGGCGATCAAATTATTGGTGTGAGCGAAGGCGAATCGGTGCACGTTTCGGGAAGCATCGACTCTATTGTTGACGGATTAATCCTCAATGGGCAGATCACTGCACCTGTGCACGCTGAGTGCACACGCTGTCTTAAACCCTTAAGCAGCGCTTGGGATGTTAATACTGTTGCGTTCTTTTCTTTTGATGTTAGCGATCAAGGAGAGCAACATAACGATGATGCAGATATCATCGCCGGTGAAGACGAGTCAGAGGACGTTTATCCTGTTGCAGCAGGAGGCGCAATAATCGATCTCGAATCACTGTTGAGAGACAACCTAGTTGAATCACTTCCACTGCAGCCCTTATGCCAAGAGGACTGCTTAGGTCTGTGTCCTCAATGTGGAATCAACCTTAATGACAATCCAGAACATACCCACGATATTTCTGATATCAGATGGGCAGCCCTCGAAGGTCTTAAAGCACAACTTGACTCTCAGCAAAACCAGCAATAA
- the rpmF gene encoding 50S ribosomal protein L32 — translation MALPKYKTSRANTHSRRANWKTSATKTVTCPNCGAPALPHVACPSCGSFRGRVYKDAIKSVFTK, via the coding sequence ATGGCACTGCCAAAGTACAAGACCTCGCGCGCAAATACGCATTCGCGCCGCGCGAACTGGAAAACGTCCGCCACAAAAACCGTGACGTGCCCAAATTGTGGAGCACCCGCGTTGCCACATGTGGCATGCCCAAGCTGCGGATCTTTCCGCGGTCGCGTTTACAAGGATGCTATCAAGTCCGTATTCACCAAGTGA
- the rnc gene encoding ribonuclease III encodes MMSHEQESSAVLGNNAADELLTRLGSSISPELLVHALTHRSFAHEHPGMPNNERLEFLGDAVLELVSTETLFSLHPDMTEGSLAKMRAKAVSEEALSAIARKILQLGPYILLGHGETDSGGADKDSILCDTVESLIGAVFLEHGIEGARITVHRLIDDTLAEVATEGPALDWKTSLTVKAHGLGRGEPRYRMQVSGPEYQQVFTATVFLGEEDEALATGEGSSKRKAQLAAAQKAWNSLSQHDIKSENLNDSNNIHK; translated from the coding sequence ATGATGAGTCATGAACAAGAATCATCTGCTGTGTTAGGCAATAATGCTGCAGACGAGTTGCTGACCAGACTTGGAAGTTCCATCAGCCCCGAACTGCTGGTGCATGCTCTCACCCACCGTTCCTTTGCACATGAGCATCCCGGAATGCCCAATAATGAGCGTCTCGAATTCTTAGGCGATGCGGTGCTTGAACTGGTTTCTACAGAAACGTTATTTTCCCTTCATCCCGATATGACTGAAGGTTCATTAGCAAAAATGCGCGCAAAAGCGGTTTCAGAGGAAGCACTCTCAGCGATCGCCCGAAAAATCTTGCAATTAGGGCCCTACATACTGCTAGGACACGGCGAAACAGATAGCGGCGGTGCCGACAAAGACTCAATCCTATGCGATACAGTCGAATCTCTCATCGGTGCAGTGTTCCTTGAACACGGCATTGAAGGAGCTCGAATAACAGTTCATCGTTTGATTGACGATACCCTAGCGGAAGTTGCCACCGAAGGTCCTGCACTCGATTGGAAAACATCCTTAACCGTTAAGGCGCATGGTCTCGGCAGGGGCGAGCCACGGTATCGTATGCAAGTATCTGGGCCAGAGTACCAACAAGTCTTCACGGCCACAGTGTTCCTTGGTGAAGAGGATGAAGCACTAGCCACAGGTGAAGGTTCAAGCAAGCGTAAAGCCCAGCTTGCCGCAGCGCAGAAGGCTTGGAACTCTTTGAGTCAACACGATATCAAGTCCGAAAATCTCAATGATAGCAACAACATTCACAAATAA
- a CDS encoding acetolactate synthase large subunit has product MVLPTPLQAFSGVPRSRETSETPITEGEKMTGAQALVRSLQDLGVEDVFGIPGGQILPTYDAIHDDVKFRFILTRHEQAAGHAAEGYAISTGRVGVCIVTSGPGATNMVTPIADAMMDSVPLVVITGQVGVSAIGTDAFQEADIVGITYPVAKHSFLVTRAQDVPRVLSEAYYIAQSGRPGPVVVDLTKTAQIEDMFYSWPQRMILPGYNPTTKAHGHVLSDAAHLFAQSYRPVLYVGGGAMRSHASKQVKQLADVTGAPIVTTLQSRGIVPDSDPVTLGMLGMHGTVAATAAVQRSDLLVAIGARFDDRVTGKLDDFAPTARVIHIDIDPAEIGKNRQADVPIVGDVAEVLDDLIPEIERVQAIQGKPRLKAWWQVINDWKKDYPVDYEEPTDGSLAPQWVVQQLSAKADPDTIWVAGVGQHQMWASQLVDFENPQSWISSGGLGTMGYGLPAAIGASIGSTREFDGNKAVWLIDGDGSFQMTSEELATAFLDHTPIKIAILNNSVYGMVRQWQTLFYGKHYSATNLKDGEQQATPSQDIVDIPDFVKLAEAYGCLGIRAFTKEEALEAIDVANATNDRPVLIDFRVWKDAMVWPMVPAGTSNDSVIYKPGVEPLRDATTTPSRVKSTESYTNDEKN; this is encoded by the coding sequence ATGGTACTGCCAACACCATTGCAGGCATTCAGCGGAGTTCCAAGAAGCCGCGAAACATCCGAAACACCAATAACAGAAGGTGAAAAAATGACCGGCGCACAAGCGCTGGTTCGTTCGCTGCAAGATCTGGGTGTCGAAGATGTCTTTGGTATTCCAGGCGGCCAAATCCTCCCAACTTATGACGCGATACACGATGATGTGAAGTTCCGTTTCATCCTTACACGTCATGAGCAGGCTGCTGGCCATGCTGCTGAAGGTTATGCCATCTCTACAGGTCGTGTGGGGGTATGCATCGTCACTTCCGGTCCTGGGGCCACCAATATGGTCACCCCTATTGCCGATGCAATGATGGACTCAGTTCCTTTGGTAGTCATCACAGGACAGGTCGGCGTCAGTGCCATCGGTACAGATGCCTTCCAAGAGGCCGATATCGTTGGTATCACTTATCCGGTTGCCAAGCATTCATTCCTGGTGACTCGGGCACAAGATGTCCCTCGAGTACTTTCAGAAGCCTATTACATTGCGCAATCCGGTCGCCCAGGTCCAGTTGTGGTTGATTTGACCAAAACAGCGCAGATTGAGGACATGTTTTACTCTTGGCCGCAGCGCATGATTTTGCCAGGATACAATCCCACCACTAAGGCACATGGTCATGTGCTTTCCGATGCAGCGCATTTGTTTGCTCAGTCCTATCGACCAGTGCTGTATGTCGGTGGTGGCGCTATGCGCTCTCATGCGTCTAAGCAGGTGAAGCAGCTGGCAGATGTCACCGGTGCTCCCATCGTGACCACTCTCCAATCCCGAGGTATTGTCCCTGATTCTGACCCAGTAACTCTGGGTATGTTGGGTATGCATGGCACAGTCGCCGCAACCGCTGCGGTACAGCGATCAGACTTGCTCGTTGCTATAGGTGCACGCTTCGACGACAGAGTGACTGGTAAGTTGGACGATTTTGCGCCTACTGCACGGGTGATTCACATCGACATTGATCCAGCTGAAATCGGCAAGAATCGACAAGCGGATGTTCCTATTGTCGGTGATGTTGCCGAAGTTCTTGACGACTTGATTCCTGAGATTGAACGAGTGCAAGCCATACAGGGCAAGCCTCGCCTGAAAGCCTGGTGGCAAGTCATCAATGACTGGAAAAAGGATTATCCTGTCGATTATGAAGAACCCACAGATGGTTCTCTAGCACCGCAATGGGTAGTTCAGCAGCTTTCAGCCAAAGCAGACCCCGACACCATTTGGGTCGCAGGCGTCGGTCAACACCAGATGTGGGCCAGTCAGCTCGTTGACTTTGAGAATCCTCAATCTTGGATTTCATCTGGAGGCTTGGGCACAATGGGCTACGGACTTCCAGCGGCAATCGGGGCAAGCATTGGATCAACTCGAGAGTTTGATGGGAACAAAGCTGTATGGCTAATTGATGGCGACGGCAGTTTCCAGATGACTTCTGAAGAATTGGCCACTGCATTTCTCGACCACACACCAATAAAGATCGCTATTCTCAATAATTCGGTTTATGGGATGGTCCGTCAATGGCAAACGCTGTTTTACGGTAAGCACTACTCTGCAACGAATCTTAAGGACGGAGAGCAACAAGCTACACCTTCGCAGGATATCGTAGACATTCCAGATTTTGTGAAACTTGCTGAAGCTTACGGTTGCCTAGGTATTCGCGCATTTACCAAAGAGGAAGCTCTTGAGGCAATTGACGTGGCAAATGCGACTAACGATCGACCTGTATTGATTGATTTCCGAGTATGGAAAGATGCTATGGTCTGGCCGATGGTTCCTGCTGGGACATCGAACGATTCGGTGATTTATAAGCCAGGAGTCGAACCACTACGCGACGCAACAACCACTCCTTCACGAGTGAAATCCACGGAGTCATACACCAACGACGAGAAGAATTAG
- the ilvN gene encoding acetolactate synthase small subunit produces the protein MVNYPASRPGSERHTLSVLVENRPGVLARVSGLFARRAFNINSLSVSPTERPDISRITVTADVETVPLEQIIKQLNKLLHVLKIVELDPDSTVERELVLIKVAANEHNRSDVLEIVQLFRVRVVDVHPESLTIEATGAEGKLDALLGLLEQYGVIELVRSGAVAVTRGPKALSEKVIGSTVTGR, from the coding sequence ATGGTGAACTATCCAGCTTCACGTCCAGGGTCCGAACGTCACACTCTTTCAGTGCTTGTCGAAAATCGTCCAGGTGTCTTGGCCAGAGTATCCGGTCTATTCGCGCGTAGAGCATTTAACATCAATTCGCTTTCGGTCTCACCAACAGAGCGACCTGATATCTCGCGTATCACCGTTACTGCAGATGTTGAAACCGTTCCCCTTGAACAAATCATCAAACAGCTCAACAAACTCTTGCATGTACTCAAAATCGTGGAACTCGACCCCGATAGCACCGTCGAACGAGAGCTGGTGCTGATTAAAGTTGCAGCTAACGAGCATAACCGCTCTGACGTATTAGAGATTGTGCAGTTATTCCGCGTGCGAGTGGTCGACGTGCATCCTGAATCTCTAACAATCGAAGCAACCGGCGCCGAAGGCAAACTCGACGCTTTGCTCGGCTTGTTGGAGCAGTACGGCGTCATCGAATTAGTCCGTTCAGGCGCAGTAGCTGTTACGCGTGGACCGAAGGCGTTAAGCGAGAAGGTCATCGGTTCGACCGTCACCGGTCGCTAA
- a CDS encoding ABC-F family ATP-binding cassette domain-containing protein: MPIYDLGLEHVDLSFATTTIFTDVTQGVFEGDRIGIVGRNGGGKSTLLQLLSGAQQPDDGRVTRRNGLSFGMLDQRDPLDDAMTVREAALENREDYEWAADADSRDIVQALLGGISLDAKVASLSGGQRRRADLARLLLHNWDILALDEPTNHLDIVTIHWLAEHLQSRWSKGSGALLLVTHDRWFLDEVCQSMWEVHDGTIDPFEGGYSAYMLQRVERDRQADVMENKRRNLARKELAWLTRGARARATKQKFHVKAANELIADVPPMRNALELRQMATSRLGKQVVDLLDVTQIYQHSDDETAQIANVVDSPYAQAPLTGSVDILVDEHSKQHIDETDASSINQEAEISAAKRVTISGRKVLDDVTWLIGPGDRFGIVGANGAGKSTLLSIIDGTLKPTVGRVHIGKTVKFAVLTQRLDELEKLGPYRIQEILARYKSSYMVEGKEVTPGQLMERLGFESSQLMTRIQDLSGGQKRRMQLLLILLDEPNVLIMDEPGNDLDTDMLAVMEDLLDTWPGTLIVVSHDRYLLERVTDQQYALLQGKVRHLPGGVDEYLQLVGVEQPESGSVSSQDDSSSVVLNANDEDQQDAKAQRVAKREASKKANAIERRLAKLTQSKEGLEQQMAQHDPADFEGLNSLNEQLQSLSQESDALEEEWLELSELIES; this comes from the coding sequence ATGCCGATATATGATTTGGGACTTGAACATGTGGACCTCTCCTTCGCCACAACAACAATTTTTACCGATGTGACACAAGGCGTATTTGAAGGCGATCGTATCGGTATCGTCGGTCGCAATGGTGGAGGTAAATCCACTTTGCTGCAGTTGCTTTCGGGAGCACAGCAGCCTGACGATGGCAGAGTCACTAGACGCAACGGTCTCAGTTTTGGCATGCTTGATCAACGTGATCCTCTGGACGATGCAATGACCGTGCGCGAAGCAGCTCTAGAAAATCGAGAGGATTATGAGTGGGCTGCCGATGCAGACTCGCGCGATATTGTGCAGGCATTGCTAGGTGGTATTAGTCTCGATGCTAAAGTTGCTTCACTCTCAGGTGGGCAACGCAGACGAGCCGATCTTGCAAGACTCCTGCTCCATAACTGGGATATTCTCGCATTGGACGAGCCAACCAACCATTTGGATATCGTTACTATCCACTGGTTGGCAGAACATCTGCAGTCTCGTTGGTCAAAAGGTAGCGGTGCGCTACTCCTAGTTACCCACGATCGCTGGTTCTTGGACGAAGTGTGCCAGAGTATGTGGGAAGTTCACGACGGTACTATAGATCCTTTTGAGGGGGGTTATAGCGCCTATATGCTGCAACGCGTGGAACGTGACAGACAAGCTGATGTGATGGAGAACAAACGCAGAAATCTTGCTCGAAAAGAATTAGCATGGCTCACACGTGGTGCCAGAGCTCGCGCAACTAAGCAAAAATTCCATGTTAAAGCGGCTAATGAGTTGATAGCAGATGTGCCGCCAATGCGTAACGCTTTAGAGCTTCGACAAATGGCGACTTCACGTTTGGGCAAACAGGTAGTAGATCTGCTTGATGTGACACAGATTTATCAGCATAGTGATGATGAAACTGCTCAGATTGCTAATGTGGTTGACTCACCTTATGCGCAGGCCCCGCTAACCGGTTCTGTTGACATACTGGTTGATGAGCACTCCAAGCAACACATAGATGAGACTGATGCGAGCTCCATCAATCAAGAAGCTGAAATATCAGCGGCTAAGCGAGTAACTATCAGCGGACGAAAAGTTCTTGATGATGTGACTTGGCTGATTGGCCCGGGGGATCGTTTCGGTATCGTCGGTGCCAACGGCGCTGGGAAATCAACACTGCTCAGCATCATAGACGGCACATTGAAACCAACTGTCGGTCGAGTGCATATCGGTAAAACAGTGAAGTTTGCTGTGCTTACACAGCGTCTAGATGAACTTGAAAAGCTTGGTCCGTATCGAATCCAAGAAATTCTTGCTAGATATAAAAGCAGCTATATGGTGGAAGGCAAAGAGGTTACACCTGGTCAGCTGATGGAACGACTAGGATTCGAGTCATCTCAGCTGATGACTCGAATTCAAGATCTTTCAGGTGGACAGAAACGTCGTATGCAATTGCTGCTGATTCTGCTTGATGAGCCGAATGTATTAATCATGGATGAGCCAGGCAACGACTTAGACACCGATATGCTCGCGGTGATGGAAGATTTGCTGGATACGTGGCCTGGCACATTGATTGTTGTATCGCATGATCGCTATTTACTCGAACGTGTTACTGACCAGCAATACGCTCTGTTGCAGGGTAAGGTACGGCATCTGCCTGGGGGAGTGGATGAATATTTGCAACTCGTAGGTGTTGAGCAGCCAGAAAGCGGAAGTGTGTCATCGCAAGATGACAGTAGTAGCGTCGTGTTGAATGCCAACGATGAAGATCAACAGGATGCAAAAGCGCAAAGGGTAGCCAAACGCGAAGCCAGCAAAAAAGCGAACGCCATAGAACGTAGATTAGCCAAGCTTACACAGTCAAAAGAGGGGCTTGAGCAACAGATGGCCCAGCATGACCCGGCCGATTTTGAAGGTCTCAATTCTCTTAATGAGCAGTTGCAATCATTGTCGCAGGAATCCGATGCGTTGGAGGAAGAGTGGCTCGAGCTGTCGGAACTCATCGAGTCCTGA
- a CDS encoding type 1 glutamine amidotransferase has protein sequence MPKPQVLILQHAQWEKPGRILECLEDVGLQTTTMNITHQVKPDLPDFQDIAGLVIMGGPMGATDFEQYPGLKKEAKLARAAISVGKPVIGVCLGQQIIATALGAKLTPGAVDEVGFAPIKRLAQHDYFSMWSKQLHVLHWHHDVVGLPEGAEPLARSDQTKVQAFRIGSALAMQFHLEVSGPLLEEWLAEPAMTKGLKKSQISQIRDDFAEFNTQLQPLADSVFSGFAARCSTYAAYLQR, from the coding sequence ATGCCAAAACCTCAGGTGCTTATTCTTCAACATGCGCAATGGGAAAAACCCGGCAGGATTCTTGAATGTTTAGAAGACGTTGGTCTGCAGACTACGACCATGAATATCACTCATCAAGTTAAGCCTGACCTGCCTGATTTCCAGGACATAGCTGGTCTGGTTATTATGGGTGGCCCAATGGGGGCGACAGATTTTGAACAGTACCCAGGCTTAAAAAAAGAAGCTAAACTCGCTCGCGCCGCAATAAGTGTAGGGAAACCAGTTATTGGTGTGTGTTTAGGGCAACAGATTATCGCTACAGCGCTGGGTGCGAAACTCACACCAGGAGCTGTTGATGAGGTTGGCTTTGCTCCAATTAAGCGACTCGCGCAACACGATTATTTCTCTATGTGGAGCAAACAATTGCATGTATTGCATTGGCACCATGATGTCGTTGGTTTGCCTGAAGGTGCTGAGCCGTTGGCGCGCTCAGATCAGACCAAAGTTCAGGCATTTCGCATAGGTTCGGCATTAGCTATGCAATTTCACCTTGAAGTGAGTGGACCATTGCTCGAAGAGTGGCTCGCGGAGCCCGCAATGACTAAAGGTCTAAAGAAGTCACAGATTTCGCAGATTCGAGACGATTTTGCTGAATTCAATACTCAGTTACAGCCTTTGGCTGATTCGGTCTTCTCAGGATTTGCAGCGCGCTGTTCCACCTATGCTGCCTATCTACAGCGCTAA
- the cysS gene encoding cysteine--tRNA ligase → MTTRQKSLVSSTSAASNLRLYDTASHQVEPFTPITPGEVGIYVCGATVQSSPHVGHIRAAVAFDVVRRWFMKLGYKVTFVRNVTDIDDKIIAKAAAAGQQWWERAYIYEREFTHAYDTLGVLPPTYEPRATGHVLDMVDLIQRIIDKGHAYVVPDEQGNPSGNVYFDVDSWPEYGALTHQETGTQAADDSAAVADRMGPSIDAIGDDKYNPVDAADSSDRKHSPRDFALWKAPKESDPQTARWQTPFGVGRPGWHIECSAMSHRYLGDSFDIHGGGLDLRFPHHENEMAQSHAAGWGFAKHWMHSAWVTQKGEKMSKSLGNGLAVTAVLDAHPAWVVRYALACVQYRSMLEWSDQTLNEASSAFERISNFVERAGAALGEQPNRMAIEDVNADSLPADFVTAMNEDINVSGALATIFATIRSGNTLLSQLDDKLDQQSQLDTLRLTLIQVRAMLDVFGLDPLSEQWASHTSIDEQDSHESVLDTLIQEQLEARTQARINHDFAKADAIRDALSAAGVLIEDTPNGSSWSLKH, encoded by the coding sequence ATGACCACACGCCAGAAATCGCTTGTTTCCAGCACCTCAGCAGCATCAAATCTGCGCCTATACGACACAGCGAGTCACCAGGTTGAGCCTTTCACTCCGATTACTCCAGGCGAAGTTGGCATTTATGTGTGCGGTGCTACCGTTCAGAGTTCTCCTCATGTGGGGCATATCCGAGCCGCCGTAGCATTCGATGTGGTTCGACGCTGGTTCATGAAGCTTGGATACAAGGTTACATTTGTACGCAACGTCACAGATATTGACGACAAGATTATCGCTAAAGCCGCTGCTGCAGGCCAACAGTGGTGGGAACGTGCATACATTTACGAACGCGAGTTCACTCACGCTTATGACACTCTTGGGGTATTACCCCCTACATATGAACCTCGCGCCACAGGTCATGTGCTCGACATGGTCGATCTGATTCAACGAATTATTGATAAGGGGCACGCATATGTAGTTCCTGACGAACAAGGCAATCCTTCTGGCAATGTGTACTTCGATGTCGATTCCTGGCCAGAGTATGGGGCCTTGACACATCAAGAGACTGGAACGCAGGCAGCAGACGATAGCGCAGCAGTGGCAGATCGTATGGGACCAAGTATTGATGCAATTGGTGACGACAAATACAATCCTGTCGATGCTGCTGATAGCTCTGATCGCAAACATAGTCCGCGTGATTTCGCTTTGTGGAAAGCCCCCAAGGAGAGTGACCCTCAGACGGCGCGTTGGCAGACACCCTTCGGTGTGGGCAGACCTGGTTGGCACATCGAGTGCTCTGCTATGAGTCACCGTTATCTTGGCGATAGCTTCGACATCCATGGTGGTGGTTTGGATTTGCGCTTCCCTCACCACGAAAATGAGATGGCTCAGTCTCATGCAGCTGGATGGGGCTTTGCCAAACATTGGATGCACTCTGCTTGGGTAACACAAAAGGGTGAAAAAATGAGCAAGTCTCTTGGTAATGGGCTTGCCGTCACAGCAGTATTAGATGCTCATCCAGCTTGGGTAGTTCGGTACGCACTCGCCTGCGTACAGTATCGATCAATGTTGGAGTGGAGCGATCAAACGCTCAACGAAGCGTCAAGTGCCTTTGAGAGGATTTCAAACTTTGTTGAGAGAGCTGGTGCTGCGCTTGGAGAGCAACCCAATCGTATGGCAATCGAGGATGTGAACGCTGATAGCTTGCCCGCAGACTTCGTGACAGCTATGAATGAAGACATTAATGTGTCGGGCGCGCTAGCAACAATTTTTGCAACTATTCGTAGCGGGAACACCCTGCTGTCACAACTCGATGACAAGCTGGACCAGCAATCTCAACTCGATACTCTTCGCCTCACCCTGATACAGGTGCGCGCGATGCTTGACGTGTTCGGACTTGACCCACTCTCTGAACAATGGGCCTCACATACATCCATAGATGAGCAGGATTCACACGAGAGCGTGCTAGACACATTGATTCAAGAGCAGCTCGAAGCCCGCACACAGGCACGCATCAACCACGATTTCGCTAAGGCTGACGCTATCAGAGATGCACTGAGTGCTGCCGGCGTGCTTATTGAGGACACCCCGAATGGCTCGTCTTGGAGTCTCAAACACTGA